In Microbacterium sp. AB, a single genomic region encodes these proteins:
- a CDS encoding FBP domain-containing protein → MRPLTEDEVIDSFVNADDRELAVVALPHDFPLTEWDHLDFLAWRDPNTRSRGYLVAEIDGAPTGVVLRAASSTSNARHGICNICRTMQPGSQVTMFTARKAGSAGEKGDSIGTYICADLSCHENVRLALPLAPNEYRASVDRKIDGTARRSRAFVERVLEDAA, encoded by the coding sequence ATGCGACCGCTGACAGAGGACGAGGTCATCGACTCGTTCGTCAACGCGGACGACCGCGAGCTCGCGGTCGTCGCGCTGCCCCACGACTTCCCGCTCACCGAGTGGGACCACCTCGACTTCCTCGCCTGGCGCGATCCGAACACGCGCAGCCGGGGGTACCTCGTCGCCGAGATCGACGGCGCGCCGACGGGGGTGGTGCTCCGCGCGGCGTCGAGCACGTCGAACGCGCGCCACGGCATCTGCAACATCTGCCGCACGATGCAGCCGGGAAGCCAGGTGACGATGTTCACGGCGCGGAAGGCGGGGAGCGCGGGGGAGAAGGGCGACAGCATCGGAACGTACATCTGCGCCGACCTCTCGTGTCACGAGAACGTGCGCCTCGCGCTGCCGCTCGCGCCGAACGAGTACCGCGCGAGCGTCGACAGGAAGATCGACGGCACCGCTCGGCGGTCGCGGGCGTTCGTCGAGCGCGTGCTCGAGGACGCCGCATAG
- a CDS encoding YajQ family cyclic di-GMP-binding protein, which yields MADSSFDIVSKIDRQEADNALNQARKEVEQRYDFKGTDSSIEWSGEAILIKANSEERAKAVLDVFQSKLIKRGISLKSLEAGEPVASGKEYRITSTLKEGIAQESAKKIGKIIRDEGPKGVKSQIQGDELRVQSKSRDDLQEVIRLLKAADLDIDLQFINYR from the coding sequence ATGGCAGACTCCAGCTTCGACATCGTCTCCAAGATCGACCGGCAGGAAGCCGACAACGCGCTCAACCAGGCGCGCAAGGAGGTCGAGCAGCGCTACGACTTCAAGGGCACGGACTCGTCGATCGAGTGGAGCGGCGAGGCCATCCTCATCAAGGCGAACAGCGAGGAGCGCGCGAAGGCCGTCCTCGACGTCTTCCAGTCGAAGCTCATCAAGCGCGGCATCTCGCTCAAGAGCCTCGAGGCGGGCGAGCCCGTCGCCAGCGGCAAGGAGTACCGCATCACCTCCACGCTGAAGGAGGGCATCGCGCAGGAGAGCGCCAAGAAGATCGGCAAGATCATCCGCGACGAGGGCCCCAAGGGCGTGAAGTCGCAGATCCAGGGCGACGAGCTGCGCGTCCAGTCGAAGAGCCGCGACGACCTGCAGGAGGTCATCCGCCTGCTCAAGGCCGCCGACCTCGACATCGACCTGCAGTTCATCAACTACCGCTGA
- a CDS encoding LacI family DNA-binding transcriptional regulator has protein sequence MAIPSPRNSRRVTLTDIAAACGVAPSTVSRALSNPNRVSPAMYERIVRKARDMGYRSAALTDDRDRMARGSVALVLPNLSNPFNLDVIRGSQAQAQAAGYLHLLVSTEESVHVETTWLGELSRTVDGVVLASPRADDAVIRDMADNVPLVVLNREIEGLTGVLIDTPSGLAQSLDYLVSLGHRRIAYVRGPASSWSDRARFAALTGAAEAHGADLIPVGSFQPSLASGAAAADAVALTPATAAIFFNDTLAIGALQRFRRLGIAVPGRMSVVGCDDIFGASFAHPPLTTVTSPGERAGRDVTDLLIGRLATRDRGHRVDRIAAHLSVRESTGPAPG, from the coding sequence ATGGCGATCCCCTCCCCGAGGAATTCCCGCAGGGTCACCCTGACGGACATCGCCGCGGCGTGCGGCGTCGCCCCATCGACCGTGTCTCGCGCGCTGTCGAACCCGAATCGCGTGAGCCCCGCGATGTACGAGCGGATCGTGCGCAAGGCCCGGGACATGGGCTACCGCTCCGCCGCGCTGACCGACGACCGCGACCGGATGGCCCGGGGCAGCGTCGCCCTCGTGCTGCCGAACCTGTCGAACCCCTTCAACCTCGACGTCATCCGCGGCAGCCAGGCGCAGGCGCAGGCGGCGGGCTACCTCCACCTGCTCGTCAGCACGGAGGAGTCCGTCCACGTCGAGACGACCTGGCTCGGGGAGCTCTCCCGCACGGTCGACGGCGTCGTGCTCGCCTCCCCGCGCGCGGACGACGCGGTCATCCGCGACATGGCCGACAACGTCCCGCTCGTCGTGCTCAACCGCGAGATCGAAGGGCTGACGGGAGTGCTCATCGACACCCCGTCGGGGCTCGCGCAGTCTCTCGACTACCTCGTCTCACTCGGCCATCGGCGTATCGCGTACGTGCGCGGGCCTGCGAGCTCGTGGAGCGATCGCGCCCGGTTCGCCGCCCTGACGGGCGCGGCCGAGGCCCACGGCGCCGACCTCATCCCCGTCGGCTCCTTCCAGCCGTCCCTCGCCTCCGGCGCCGCGGCGGCCGACGCCGTCGCCCTGACGCCGGCGACCGCGGCGATCTTCTTCAACGACACCCTCGCGATCGGGGCGCTGCAGCGCTTCCGGCGGCTCGGCATCGCCGTCCCCGGTCGGATGAGCGTCGTGGGCTGCGACGACATCTTCGGCGCGTCCTTCGCACACCCGCCGCTGACGACGGTGACCTCCCCCGGCGAGCGCGCCGGGCGTGACGTCACCGACCTCCTCATCGGCCGGCTCGCGACGCGCGACCGCGGCCACCGCGTGGACCGCATCGCGGCGCACCTGTCGGTGAGGGAGTCGACGGGGCCGGCCCCCGGGTGA
- a CDS encoding LamB/YcsF family protein — protein sequence MTRTIDLVADLGEGFGDWRMGDDEALLDVLTSANIACGFHAGDPRIMDRTVAECVRRGVAVGAHPSFPDLVGFGRRAMDLTADEVRTDVVYQLGALSAFARVHGTRVAHLAPHGRLGNLVATRPDYAAAVVDAVLGVDPTLVVLAQDGELASAARAAGLAVGIVGIADRAYQDDGTLVPRSKPGAVIHDADEIARRTVRMVLDGVVESRGGVLLPVAADTILLHGDNPSAVELSRRIRTSLEAAGVDVAPLDADALRP from the coding sequence GTGACTCGGACGATCGACCTCGTGGCCGACCTCGGCGAGGGCTTCGGCGACTGGCGCATGGGAGACGACGAGGCGCTCCTTGACGTCCTCACGTCGGCCAACATCGCGTGCGGCTTCCACGCCGGCGACCCCCGCATCATGGACCGCACGGTCGCGGAGTGCGTCCGCCGGGGAGTCGCCGTCGGGGCGCATCCGAGCTTCCCGGACCTCGTCGGGTTCGGCCGACGCGCGATGGACCTCACCGCGGACGAGGTGCGCACGGACGTCGTCTACCAGCTCGGCGCGCTCTCGGCGTTCGCCCGCGTGCACGGCACGCGCGTCGCGCACCTCGCACCGCACGGACGGCTCGGCAACCTCGTCGCGACGCGCCCCGACTACGCGGCCGCCGTCGTCGACGCCGTGCTCGGCGTGGACCCGACGCTCGTCGTGCTCGCGCAGGACGGCGAGCTCGCGTCCGCGGCACGGGCGGCGGGCCTCGCCGTCGGCATCGTCGGGATCGCCGACCGCGCCTACCAGGACGACGGCACCCTCGTGCCGCGCTCGAAGCCCGGAGCGGTGATCCACGACGCCGACGAGATCGCACGGCGGACGGTCCGGATGGTCCTCGACGGCGTCGTCGAGAGTCGCGGCGGCGTGCTCCTCCCCGTCGCCGCCGACACGATCCTCCTCCACGGCGACAACCCGTCGGCCGTGGAGCTGTCGCGGCGGATCCGGACATCGCTCGAGGCCGCGGGCGTGGACGTCGCCCCCCTCGACGCGGATGCGCTCCGCCCGTGA
- a CDS encoding 5-oxoprolinase subunit B family protein: protein MSIATILPTGESALRVTGTTGDREADWRVVHALARRVTSDGVDGVLSAIPTYESVLVEFDATTTGYAAMTAVLQALLAEIDPAAPLPGPSRRFVVPVLYGGDGGPDLGHVAAVTGLTPEGVVAAHTAPTYVVRCLGAPGGSPMLDGPSLPVPVPRLRSPRTHVPQGAVSLAGRQATITPAAAPGGWCLIGRTPYTVLDLAAEPLVPYAPGDTLRFERIDEARFEELAGRRLAPEDATR, encoded by the coding sequence GTGAGCATCGCGACCATCCTGCCGACGGGCGAGTCCGCGCTCCGTGTGACGGGGACGACGGGCGACCGCGAGGCCGACTGGCGCGTCGTCCACGCGCTCGCGCGTCGCGTGACGTCGGACGGCGTCGACGGGGTGCTGAGCGCCATCCCGACGTATGAGTCGGTGCTCGTCGAGTTCGACGCGACGACGACGGGGTACGCGGCGATGACGGCCGTGCTGCAGGCTCTCCTCGCGGAGATCGACCCCGCCGCGCCCCTCCCCGGTCCCTCGCGCCGCTTCGTCGTCCCGGTGCTCTACGGCGGCGACGGCGGTCCGGACCTCGGGCACGTCGCCGCCGTCACCGGCCTGACGCCCGAGGGGGTCGTCGCTGCGCACACCGCTCCGACCTACGTGGTGCGATGCCTGGGCGCCCCGGGCGGCTCGCCCATGCTCGACGGCCCGTCGCTCCCCGTGCCGGTGCCGCGCCTGCGGAGCCCGCGCACGCACGTCCCGCAGGGAGCCGTCTCGCTCGCGGGACGTCAGGCGACCATCACGCCGGCCGCCGCCCCGGGCGGATGGTGCCTCATCGGCCGCACGCCGTACACGGTGCTCGACCTCGCCGCCGAGCCGCTCGTGCCCTACGCCCCGGGCGACACGCTGCGCTTCGAGCGGATCGACGAGGCGCGGTTCGAGGAGCTCGCCGGCCGCCGGCTCGCACCCGAGGACGCGACACGATGA